The following DNA comes from Chryseobacterium gallinarum.
CCAATCCTCCGGTAGGTTGTTTTTGCTGATAATTAGGACTGATAAAAACGGCAACTTTTCCTACTGTTTTGTTATTGTTTTTGAATAGAAATCTTTTGCATGCTCCTTCTCTGAAAAATTTATTTTTTTCCGGATCAAAAATATCCTCAATATCGCGGTCTAGGGGGCGTATATAGTTTTTGTCGTTTTGATAAAGTTGTGCCGGAAATTCCAGAAATTCCCTTTTTTGGTCTTTGCTTTGTACTTCTGCGACAATAATCATAGGCTTTCTTAATCAGAGTAGGTTATAAAAGATAATGTTTTCGTCCCAATTGAATACAGAGGAACAGATATTATCCGTATTTTTGCTGCAAATTAAATAAAAATGGTTGATTTTACTGATAACGACGATGATATTTTCACAGGAAAAGAACATACGCCTATAAGGGAAGATGCTTTTGATAAATCGCCACAGGAAAAAATAGAAAAGATTACCGAGCTTTTCGGAGAGATTATGGAAACCCTGGGATTAGATATGACAGATGATTCTTTGAAAGATTCTCCAAAACGGGTAGCCAAAATGTATGTCAATGAAATTTTTGGAGGGCTTCTTCCTGAAAACAAACCGGGGATATCTACTTTTTCCAATAAATATAAATATCGTCAGATGTTGGTGGAGAAGGATATCACTGTATATTCTTTCTGCGAACACCACTTTTTGCCCATTATAGGAAGGGCCCATGTTGCCTATATTTCAAATGGCGAAGTTATTGGTTTATCTAAAATCAATAGGATTGTTGACTATT
Coding sequences within:
- the folE gene encoding GTP cyclohydrolase I FolE, whose amino-acid sequence is MVDFTDNDDDIFTGKEHTPIREDAFDKSPQEKIEKITELFGEIMETLGLDMTDDSLKDSPKRVAKMYVNEIFGGLLPENKPGISTFSNKYKYRQMLVEKDITVYSFCEHHFLPIIGRAHVAYISNGEVIGLSKINRIVDYYAKRPQVQERLTMQIVAALKEALGTKDVACIIDAKHLCVNCRGIKDTASSTITAELSGIFRTNPITRQEFLHYVGSHAKLD